From Terriglobia bacterium, the proteins below share one genomic window:
- a CDS encoding IPT/TIG domain-containing protein, translating to MADITIKNVMPRAALPGGEVVIEYSGRELAGTSQPQVRFGDFSAQITMASSAQIIAKVPEHSAELGTSELVVATNGDTSRPFPYEIGKKIASNLHPVANPAIDGDGNIYATYSGRRGQKTPVSIYKVTPKGAVTSFVTDIMNATGLAFNLNGELYVSSRFEGNVYHVDRSGRTEMFIEGMGIATGIAFDHDANLYVGDRSGSIFKINASKEVFVFATLEPSIAAYHLAFGFDDYLYVTGPTTSSFDSIYRISPSGAVERFFTGLGRPQGLAFDIEGHLYGVASYRGRRGIFRFRDPKKPELVVAGLSLVGLAFDLQDGLMVVDSGSLYRVRLGVTGKPLP from the coding sequence ATGGCGGACATCACCATCAAGAACGTCATGCCCAGGGCCGCGCTGCCCGGAGGCGAGGTCGTGATCGAGTATTCCGGCCGGGAACTGGCAGGAACATCTCAGCCTCAAGTCCGGTTCGGCGATTTTTCCGCTCAGATCACCATGGCGTCGAGCGCGCAGATCATTGCGAAGGTCCCCGAACACTCGGCCGAACTCGGAACCTCGGAACTGGTAGTCGCCACCAACGGCGACACGAGCAGGCCCTTTCCTTACGAGATCGGAAAAAAGATCGCCTCAAACCTTCACCCGGTGGCCAATCCGGCCATCGATGGCGACGGCAATATCTACGCGACCTACAGCGGCAGGCGAGGCCAGAAAACTCCGGTATCGATCTACAAGGTGACGCCGAAAGGCGCCGTAACTTCGTTTGTCACGGACATCATGAATGCGACCGGCCTGGCGTTCAACCTGAACGGTGAGCTCTACGTCTCCAGCCGGTTTGAAGGCAATGTCTATCATGTCGACCGTTCGGGCCGTACGGAGATGTTCATCGAAGGGATGGGAATCGCCACCGGCATTGCCTTCGATCATGACGCCAACCTTTATGTAGGGGATCGAAGCGGCAGCATCTTCAAGATCAATGCCTCGAAGGAAGTCTTCGTTTTTGCGACGCTCGAGCCGAGCATCGCGGCCTATCATCTGGCGTTCGGTTTCGATGATTATCTTTACGTCACGGGTCCCACGACATCGAGCTTCGATTCCATTTACCGGATTTCCCCGAGCGGCGCGGTGGAACGCTTTTTCACCGGCCTCGGCAGGCCACAGGGCCTCGCCTTCGATATCGAGGGCCATCTCTACGGGGTGGCCTCATACCGGGGGCGCCGTGGTATCTTCCGTTTCCGCGATCCGAAGAAACCGGAACTCGTAGTGGCGGGCCTCAGCCTCGTGGGCCTGGCTTTCGATCTGCAGGACGGGTTGATGGTGGTCGACTCGGGTTCGCTATACCGGGTACGCCTCGGCGTCACCGGAAAGCCATTACCTTAA
- a CDS encoding phosphatidylglycerophosphatase A has product MEIAKTRTDWAAICIATAGGAGFAPKAPGTAGSIVGVAVYLLIEAMHAGAYYPHAIIFLFIVGIWASSRVEHLWGHDAQRIVIDEVVGQMITFAIAAGRYQLSAFYVLLGFGLFRLFDIVKPFPIRRLERLKGGLGVVADDVGAGLYALALLTLIRRIFVG; this is encoded by the coding sequence ATGGAAATCGCGAAGACGAGGACTGATTGGGCTGCAATCTGCATTGCAACCGCCGGCGGCGCAGGCTTTGCGCCTAAAGCTCCCGGCACCGCCGGGTCCATTGTCGGCGTCGCGGTATATCTTCTGATCGAAGCGATGCATGCCGGCGCTTATTATCCGCATGCTATAATTTTTCTCTTCATCGTCGGCATCTGGGCTTCGTCACGCGTTGAACATCTGTGGGGACATGATGCTCAGCGGATTGTCATTGATGAAGTTGTTGGGCAGATGATCACGTTCGCAATCGCCGCCGGCAGATATCAACTTTCGGCATTTTATGTTTTGCTGGGATTCGGGCTCTTTCGGTTATTCGATATCGTGAAACCCTTTCCAATCCGGCGCCTCGAACGATTGAAAGGCGGGCTGGGCGTGGTCGCTGACGATGTGGGTGCAGGGTTGTATGCGCTTGCACTACTGACACTGATTCGTCGCATATTCGTTGGATAA
- a CDS encoding DNA gyrase inhibitor YacG — protein MKCPTCNKETEYTANPYRPFCSERCKLIDLGKWAGGEFRLPTKERPPEETHFSNGNREDED, from the coding sequence ATGAAGTGTCCGACCTGCAACAAAGAAACCGAATACACGGCCAATCCTTACCGTCCGTTCTGCAGTGAACGCTGCAAGCTCATCGATCTGGGTAAGTGGGCCGGCGGAGAATTTCGGCTTCCTACGAAAGAAAGGCCGCCTGAAGAGACCCACTTTTCCAATGGAAATCGCGAAGACGAGGACTGA
- the rimO gene encoding 30S ribosomal protein S12 methylthiotransferase RimO — MPDQKTPKIGFVSLGCPKNLVDSEVMLGTLARQGYSITPQKEDADVIVVNTCGFIDSAKKESIDTILEMAELKNSGNCKKLVVAGCLAERYRSEIQKEIPEIDFIFGPDELGRILEAVQLESSAAAPSVTIDALYSSKEIPTIPRMLTTPAHMAYLKISEGCDHVCTFCAIPGFRGRFRSRTTSDLIAEARRLAEQGVRELVIVSQDTMAYGKDLGMPNGITELLRQLVKIDGLKWVRFLYCYPNMVSDELVQLVAEEKRLCKYFDIPYQHASRPVLERMKRGGHREAYERQIGSIRRIMPDAGLRTSFIVGFPGESEQDFQEVRTFTRNVGFDNVGVFLYSDEEGTGAFDLDSKVTRAVAARRRNTLMKEQSKISRKKLTGMVGRTVEVLLDGASDESDLLLQGRMQTQAPEIDGHVLINDTGDKQVTPGGFYDVEITDSLEYDLIGKII; from the coding sequence ATGCCGGATCAAAAAACGCCGAAGATCGGGTTTGTCAGCCTCGGCTGTCCTAAAAACCTGGTGGATAGTGAAGTCATGCTCGGGACGCTTGCCCGGCAAGGCTACTCCATCACTCCTCAAAAAGAAGATGCGGACGTCATTGTCGTGAACACCTGCGGCTTCATCGACAGCGCAAAAAAAGAGTCCATCGACACCATCCTCGAGATGGCGGAACTCAAAAACAGCGGTAACTGCAAAAAACTGGTCGTGGCCGGTTGTCTTGCGGAACGTTATCGAAGCGAGATTCAGAAAGAGATTCCGGAAATCGATTTCATTTTCGGACCCGACGAACTGGGGCGCATTCTTGAAGCGGTCCAACTGGAGTCTTCCGCTGCTGCACCTTCCGTCACGATCGACGCCCTGTATTCATCGAAGGAAATCCCGACGATTCCGCGCATGCTGACGACGCCCGCGCACATGGCGTATTTGAAGATCTCCGAAGGCTGCGATCACGTTTGCACATTTTGCGCGATCCCGGGCTTCCGCGGCCGCTTCCGGAGCCGGACAACCTCCGACCTGATCGCCGAAGCCCGCAGGCTTGCGGAGCAGGGCGTACGTGAACTGGTCATCGTGTCTCAGGACACCATGGCTTACGGGAAGGATCTCGGGATGCCGAACGGAATCACCGAACTGCTCCGGCAACTCGTCAAAATCGACGGGCTGAAGTGGGTCCGGTTTCTGTACTGCTACCCAAACATGGTTTCGGACGAACTCGTGCAGCTTGTCGCAGAGGAGAAACGCCTCTGCAAGTACTTCGACATTCCCTATCAGCACGCAAGCCGCCCGGTTCTCGAACGGATGAAGCGTGGCGGGCACCGGGAAGCTTACGAACGGCAAATCGGGAGCATCCGAAGGATCATGCCGGATGCCGGCCTTCGCACGTCTTTTATCGTCGGCTTCCCCGGCGAAAGCGAACAGGATTTCCAGGAAGTGCGGACGTTCACCCGGAATGTCGGCTTCGATAACGTCGGCGTATTCCTCTATTCCGACGAAGAAGGAACCGGCGCATTCGATCTCGATTCGAAAGTAACGCGCGCGGTTGCGGCACGCCGGCGCAACACTTTAATGAAGGAACAATCGAAGATTTCCAGGAAGAAACTGACCGGGATGGTCGGAAGAACGGTTGAAGTTTTATTGGACGGCGCATCCGATGAATCCGATCTGCTGCTGCAGGGCCGAATGCAAACGCAGGCCCCGGAAATCGATGGACACGTTTTGATCAACGATACCGGCGATAAACAGGTAACACCCGGCGGGTTCTATGATGTCGAAATCACTGACAGCCTCGAGTACGATCTGATCGGAAAGATCATTTGA
- a CDS encoding AarF/UbiB family protein, translating to MILRIFVVWYRLSPFLLAFLRDRRRWILAGPPRFQSDDAHRARARRLTRTIASLGPSFIKLAQVFGIRADIVPPIYVEEFANLHDRVPPFPTPEVRKRIESELKQRIDDVFESFQGEALAAASLGQVHRARYRGQEVIVKVLRPGVEELVATDIRVVQNLVFILEQFIDHHIIRSTRTIIDEFSRVIAEEMDFLHEADNVERFAELYRDSSFVIIPKVYREVTTTRVLVMEFCEGFRIDETQEIVRHKIDTRKMIENLIEFYGGQLLIHGLFHADPHPGNILVQPDARIVLLDYGMVVEITPEFRQELVRAVIAAVRSDVDGVIDAAYKLDMLETDVSPSTLSEAAHSIISIHLDKRLTQRQIQELSFHIVNTFYRFPLRLPSNLVYILRTAVLIEGLGIAYDPHFNSLTTAIPIYKKILERSLGPSVWPTVKDTITKEGLALYTLLKDMENVFARAGREQLRIRIHPADMDGLEKFISHLFRRVVMTISGVGLAVVTSILYLKIGSLLLLALGLLFSFWLITLVFLLPNPQRYPFRVRRARKAGRIL from the coding sequence ATGATTCTCCGAATCTTCGTCGTCTGGTACCGGCTCTCGCCATTCCTGCTTGCATTCCTGCGCGACAGGCGGCGGTGGATTCTTGCCGGGCCGCCGCGCTTTCAAAGCGACGATGCGCACCGCGCCCGCGCCAGACGGCTCACTCGAACGATCGCATCGCTGGGCCCAAGCTTCATCAAGCTCGCCCAGGTTTTCGGCATTCGCGCCGACATCGTCCCGCCCATTTACGTGGAAGAGTTCGCCAATCTTCACGACCGCGTACCTCCTTTCCCCACCCCCGAAGTCCGGAAACGAATCGAATCGGAGTTGAAACAGCGGATTGATGACGTTTTCGAATCATTTCAGGGCGAAGCGCTGGCTGCAGCTTCTTTAGGACAGGTCCATCGGGCGCGGTATCGCGGACAGGAGGTCATTGTCAAAGTGCTTCGCCCCGGCGTCGAAGAGCTGGTGGCGACGGATATCCGGGTTGTTCAAAACCTAGTGTTCATTCTCGAGCAGTTTATCGATCACCACATCATCCGGTCGACCCGCACCATCATCGACGAATTCTCAAGAGTGATTGCCGAGGAAATGGATTTTCTGCACGAAGCGGACAACGTGGAGCGTTTTGCCGAGCTTTACCGCGACAGCAGTTTCGTCATCATTCCCAAGGTCTACAGAGAGGTTACGACGACACGCGTGCTGGTCATGGAGTTCTGTGAGGGTTTTCGTATCGACGAAACACAGGAAATCGTTCGTCACAAGATCGACACGCGCAAGATGATCGAGAACCTTATCGAGTTTTACGGCGGCCAGCTTCTGATTCACGGTCTTTTCCACGCCGATCCGCACCCCGGAAACATTCTGGTGCAGCCCGACGCGCGAATCGTTCTGCTGGACTATGGAATGGTCGTCGAGATCACGCCGGAATTCCGGCAGGAACTTGTCCGCGCTGTGATTGCGGCGGTCCGGAGCGACGTCGACGGCGTCATCGATGCTGCTTACAAGCTGGACATGCTCGAAACCGACGTCAGCCCGTCGACCCTCAGTGAAGCGGCGCACTCCATCATCTCTATTCATCTCGACAAACGCCTGACGCAGCGGCAGATTCAGGAGCTTTCGTTCCACATCGTGAATACGTTTTACCGCTTCCCTTTGCGATTGCCGTCCAACCTGGTTTACATCCTGCGCACCGCGGTCCTTATTGAGGGCCTTGGGATCGCTTATGATCCGCATTTCAACAGCCTGACTACGGCGATTCCGATCTATAAAAAGATTCTCGAGCGCTCGCTTGGCCCCTCGGTATGGCCGACGGTCAAGGACACGATAACGAAAGAAGGACTCGCTCTCTACACCCTGCTCAAGGACATGGAGAACGTCTTCGCCCGCGCCGGACGCGAACAGCTGCGCATCCGGATTCACCCCGCGGATATGGACGGCCTGGAAAAATTCATATCCCATCTGTTCCGCCGTGTCGTGATGACCATATCCGGGGTCGGGCTCGCTGTCGTGACAAGTATTCTCTATCTGAAAATCGGCAGCCTCCTGCTGCTCGCACTCGGCCTGCTCTTCAGTTTCTGGCTGATCACACTGGTATTTCTCCTGCCGAACCCGCAGCGATATCCTTTCCGCGTCCGCCGCGCCCGTAAAGCGGGACGAATCCTGTAA